Proteins encoded together in one Penaeus vannamei isolate JL-2024 chromosome 41, ASM4276789v1, whole genome shotgun sequence window:
- the LOC138860343 gene encoding tropomyosin, muscle-like isoform X1, which produces MLGLALLLCAVGWAAAAPHDEDLRASVVFNQLAIAQLLDNVSNISRGDAAVTTQLAQLSRSHTKQTQQLSDGLVQVTSSLEILSQALTSHMQQDDVINQEFRICTNISEALQARTGLNDNQIREHQEASGQLEAKRKQMEERIRQAGTTKQQLQDQLLQLQTEELQLKNEEVQAKTENLEAKSALQKAEGEKAQLNNELSLLTQELHLAKEQNKQIETQIPLIRLKVTQSTRTKSELTQGKDTKTAMKSSLSQNLKEEETLIKRLSDENSRLEEGIERTRGTVANLTRAKAELEEKLNALNIQKGELEKGIQRAGESEKSVQASITRVGQEIQKIEDEIGDVASNFQDCF; this is translated from the exons ATGCTGGGGTTGGCGCTGTTGTTGTGCGCCGTCGGGTGGGCGGCCGCCGCGCCCCACGACGAGGATCTGCGCGCCAGCGTCGTCTTCAACCAGCTGGCGATCGCCCAGCTGCTCGACAACGTCAGCAACATCTCCCGTG GTGACGCCGCAGTGACGACGCAGCTGGCGCAGTTATCCCGCAGCCACACAAAGCAGACGCAGCAGCTGAGTGACG gCCTCGTTCAAGTGACATCCAGCCTTGAAATCCTCTCACAGGCTCTGACGTCACACATGCAGCAGGATGACGTCATCAACCAAG AATTCCGTATTTGTACAAACATCAGCGAAGCTTTGCAAGCAAGGACCGGCCTCAACGACAACCAAATCCGGGAACACCAAGAAGCGAGCGGCCAGCTGGAAGCAAAGCGCAAGCAGATGGAGGAGAGAATCCGCCAGGCAGGGACCACCAAGCAACAGTTGCAAGATCAGCTCCTCCAACTGCAGACGGAGGAGCTGCAACTGAAAAATGAGGAAGTGCAGGCCAAGACAGAGAACCTTGAAGCCAAGTCCGCACTCcagaaggcagaaggagagaaagcccaACTGAACAACGAGCTCAGTCTGCTTACGCAAGAACTCCACCTTGCCAAGGAACAGAACAAACAAATTGAAACGCAGATTCCTCTCATTAGACTAAAGGTTACACAGTCCACCAGAACTAAGAGCGAATTGACACAGGGTAAAGATACAAAAACAGCTATGAAAAGCTCCTTATCCCAAAATCTAAAGGAAGAAGAGACTCTAATCAAACGGCTCTCTGATGAGAATAGTCGTCTCGAAGAGGGCATTGAACGCACCAGAGGAACAGTCGCGAATCTCACGAGGGCGAAGGCAGAGTTGGAAGAAAAGCTGAACGCACTGAACATTCAGaagggagagttagagaaggGAATACAGCGTGCTGGGGAATCGGAGAAGTCGGTACAGGCTTCTATCACGAGAGTAGGCCAGGAAATTCAGAAAATTGAAGATGAGATCGGTGACGTAGCATCAAATTTCCAGGATTGCTTTTGA
- the LOC138860343 gene encoding tropomyosin-like isoform X2, with protein sequence MLGLALLLCAVGWAAAAPHDEDLRASVVFNQLAIAQLLDNVSNISRGDAAVTTQLAQLSRSHTKQTQQLSDGLVQVTSSLEILSQALTSHMQQDDVINQGTFMPSDFVEKVKAQENELQELLQRNNQTAAIIQQLEGQSLQLQNEVDLRRQEAQQKEDSIGQLKASIRRVKDDTLQLLAKGSDTEAEKASLQAKTQALKDQVAAEKALRPQKQATKSQLDQQVAELESNSKEIRQQMARLDQELEQLEQRKATAEGEKRAQLGRNADLKEAQEDALAAETRIQTGIDQLTGRIRSLEAENKVLEGQKKKKEDALGALRDSLASKNTQKEDADGRLADIWHEFEQICLF encoded by the exons ATGCTGGGGTTGGCGCTGTTGTTGTGCGCCGTCGGGTGGGCGGCCGCCGCGCCCCACGACGAGGATCTGCGCGCCAGCGTCGTCTTCAACCAGCTGGCGATCGCCCAGCTGCTCGACAACGTCAGCAACATCTCCCGTG GTGACGCCGCAGTGACGACGCAGCTGGCGCAGTTATCCCGCAGCCACACAAAGCAGACGCAGCAGCTGAGTGACG gCCTCGTTCAAGTGACATCCAGCCTTGAAATCCTCTCACAGGCTCTGACGTCACACATGCAGCAGGATGACGTCATCAACCAAG GTACTTTCATGCCAAGCGACTTTGTGGAAAAGGTGAAAGCACAAGAGAACGAACTGCAAGAACTGTTGCAAAGGAATAACCAAACTGCAGCCATCATTCAGCAGCTTGAAGGACAGAGTCTGCAACTTCAGAATGAGGTCGACCTCAGACGCCAAGAGGCCCAGCAGAAGGAGGACTCGATTGGGCAACTGAAAGCCAGCATTCGGAGAGTGAAAGATGACACCCTGCAGCTTTTGGCCAAAGGCAGCGACACAGAAGCAGAAAAGGCCTCCCTTCAGGCAAAAACACAAGCACTGAAGGACCAGGTGGCGGCGGAGAAAGCACTGCGACCTCAGAAACAGGCAACCAAGTCCCAGTTAGACCAACAAGTGGCAGAGTTAGAAAGCAACAGCAAGGAGATCCGGCAGCAAATGGCCCGGCTGGACCAGGAACTCGAGCAGCTTGAGCAGAGAAAGGCCACGgccgaaggggagaaaagggctcAGCTGGGAAGGAACGCCGACTTGAAGGAAGCCCAGGAGGATGCACTGGCAGCAGAGACCAGGATCCAGACAGGGATTGATCAGCTGACTGGAAGGATCCGCAGTCTAGAAGCTGAAAACAAAGTGTTggaaggacaaaagaaaaagaaagaagatgcgcTTGGTGCTCTTCGAGATTCACTGGCATCTAAGAACACTCAGAAAGAAGATGCAGACGGAAGGCTGGCAGATATTTGGCATGAATTCGAAcaaatttgtttattttag
- the LOC113809272 gene encoding tropomyosin isoform X1: MLCLAMLSLCAVGWAAAAPHEEDLRTSVVFNQLAIAQLLDNVSNISRGDAAVTTQLAQLSRSHTAQTQQLSEGLARVTSSVDILSQALTSHLQQDDVINREIRSCINISEDLQTRDSLNENQIREHQEASAKLEAKRRQNEERIRQAGTTKQQLQDQLLQLQTEELQLKNEEVQAKTENLEAKSALQKAEGEKAQLNNEISLLTQELHLAKEQNKQIETQISSTRQKVTQSTRTKNELTQGKDTKAAMKSSLSQNLKEEETLIKRLSDENSRLEEDIERTRGTVANLTRAKAELEEKLNALNIQKEELKKGIQRAGESEKSVQASITRVGQEIQKIEDEIGDVASNFQDCF, encoded by the exons ATGCTTTGCTTGGCGATGCTATCGTTGTGCGCCGTCGGGTGGGCGGCCGCCGCGCCCCACGAAGAGGATCTGCGAACCAGCGTCGTCTTCAACCAGCTGGCGATCGCCCAGCTGCTCGACAACGTCAGCAACATCTCTCGTG GTGACGCCGCAGTGACCACGCAGCTGGCGCAGTTATCCCGCAGCCACACAGCGCAGACGCAGCAGCTGAGTGAAG GCCTCGCTCGAGTGACATCCAGTGTCGACATCCTCTCTCAGGCTCTGACGTCACACTTGCAGCAGGATGATGTCATCAACCGAG AGATCCGCAGTTGCATAAACATCAGCGAAGATTTGCAAACAAGGGACAGCCTCAACGAGAACCAAATCCGGGAACACCAAGAAGCGAGCGCCAAGTTGGAAGCAAAGCGTAGGCAGAATGAGGAGAGAATCCGCCAGGCAGGGACCACCAAGCAACAGTTGCAAGATCAGCTCCTCCAACTGCAGACGGAGGAGCTGCAGCTGAAAAATGAGGAAGTGCAGGCCAAGACAGAGAACCTTGAAGCCAAGTCCGCACTCcagaaggcagaaggagagaaagcccaACTGAACAACGAGATCAGTCTGCTTACGCAAGAACTCCACCTTGCTAAGGAACAGAACAAACAAATTGAAACGCAGATTTCTTCCACTAGACAAAAGGTTACACAGTCCACCAGAACTAAGAACGAATTGACACAGGGTAAAGATACAAAAGCAGCTATGAAAAGCTCCTTATCCCAAAATCTAAAGGAAGAAGAGACTCTAATCAAACGGCTCTCTGATGAGAATAGTCGTCTCGAAGAGGACATTGAACGCACCAGAGGAACAGTCGCGAATCTCACGAGGGCGAAGGCAGAGTTGGAAGAAAAGCTGAACGCACTGAACATTCAGAAAGAAGAGTTAAAGAAGGGAATACAGCGTGCTGGGGAATCGGAGAAGTCGGTACAGGCTTCTATCACGAGAGTAGGCCAGGAAATTCAGAAAATTGAAGATGAGATCGGTGACGTAGCATCAAATTTCCAGGATTGCTTTTGA
- the LOC113809272 gene encoding tropomyosin isoform X2, translated as MLCLAMLSLCAVGWAAAAPHEEDLRTSVVFNQLAIAQLLDNVSNISRGDAAVTTQLAQLSRSHTAQTQQLSEGLARVTSSVDILSQALTSHLQQDDVINRGTFMPSDFVEKVKAQENKIQVLLKMNNQTEAIIQQLEGQSLQLQNEVDLRRQEAQQKEDSIGQLKASIRRVKDDTLQLLDKGSDTEAEKASLQAKTQALKDQVAAEKALRPQKQATKSQLDQQVAELESNSKEIRQQMARLDQELEQLEQRKATAEGEKRAQLGRNADLKEAKEDALAAETRIQTGIDQLTGRIRSLEAENKVLEGQKKKKEGALGALQASLASLNTKKIEADRRLLDIFQNYDDICY; from the exons ATGCTTTGCTTGGCGATGCTATCGTTGTGCGCCGTCGGGTGGGCGGCCGCCGCGCCCCACGAAGAGGATCTGCGAACCAGCGTCGTCTTCAACCAGCTGGCGATCGCCCAGCTGCTCGACAACGTCAGCAACATCTCTCGTG GTGACGCCGCAGTGACCACGCAGCTGGCGCAGTTATCCCGCAGCCACACAGCGCAGACGCAGCAGCTGAGTGAAG GCCTCGCTCGAGTGACATCCAGTGTCGACATCCTCTCTCAGGCTCTGACGTCACACTTGCAGCAGGATGATGTCATCAACCGAG GTACTTTCATGCCAAGCGACTTTGTGGAAAAAGTGAAAGCACAAGAGAATAAAATACAAGTACTACTGAAAATGAATAACCAAACTGAAGCCATCATTCAGCAGCTTGAAGGACAGAGTCTCCAGCTTCAGAATGAGGTCGACCTCAGACGCCAAGAGGCCCAGCAGAAGGAGGACTCGATTGGGCAACTGAAAGCCAGCATTCGGAGAGTGAAAGATGACACCCTGCAGCTTTTGGACAAAGGCAGCGACACAGAAGCAGAAAAGGCCTCCCTTCAGGCAAAAACACAAGCACTGAAGGACCAGGTGGCGGCGGAGAAAGCACTGCGACCTCAGAAACAGGCAACCAAGTCCCAGTTAGATCAACAAGTGGCAGAGTTAGAAAGCAACAGCAAGGAGATCCGGCAGCAAATGGCCCGGCTGGACCAGGAACTCGAGCAGCTCGAGCAGAGAAAGGCCACGgccgaaggggagaaaagggctcAGCTGGGAAGGAACGCCGACTTGAAGGAAGCCAAGGAGGATGCACTGGCAGCAGAGACCAGGATCCAGACAGGGATTGATCAGCTGACTGGAAGGATCCGCAGTCTAGAAGCTGAAAACAAAGTGTTggaaggacaaaagaaaaagaaagaaggtgcTCTCGGTGCTCTTCAAGCGTCTCTGGCATCTCTGAACACTAAGAAAATAGAAGCAGACAGAAGATTGTTAGATATATTTCAGAACTACGATGACATTTGTTACTAG